A DNA window from Deinococcus multiflagellatus contains the following coding sequences:
- a CDS encoding DUF4258 domain-containing protein, whose protein sequence is MQASTDLLQLRAQLSRAEKAARRTPPSPPPRAASPQAPLKPQRQAELAGVSTDDFSLARAHARLRDAVYDGRYHLCPHAISHARAEGFLEHDVLNVLLTGRVRAVYTEERRWLVCGYFEACGVALPLHVVAEPHGDGHVDIVTAFVPKHPHHIISRARLALMLRYDEQIVRARTAHAGNRVGHRGKGRKKSA, encoded by the coding sequence GTGCAGGCCAGTACGGACCTGCTGCAACTGCGCGCCCAGCTGTCTCGCGCCGAAAAGGCTGCGCGGCGCACGCCGCCTTCGCCCCCACCCCGGGCGGCCAGCCCGCAGGCGCCCCTGAAGCCGCAGCGGCAGGCCGAACTGGCGGGCGTGAGCACCGACGATTTCAGCCTCGCGCGCGCCCACGCCCGCTTACGCGACGCCGTGTACGACGGCCGCTATCACCTGTGCCCCCACGCGATCAGCCACGCCCGCGCCGAGGGCTTTCTGGAACACGACGTGCTGAACGTGTTGCTGACGGGCCGGGTGCGCGCCGTGTACACCGAGGAACGCCGCTGGCTGGTGTGCGGCTATTTCGAGGCCTGCGGGGTGGCCCTGCCGCTGCATGTGGTGGCCGAGCCGCACGGGGACGGCCATGTGGATATCGTGACGGCCTTTGTGCCCAAGCACCCGCACCACATCATCAGCCGCGCCCGGCTGGCGCTGATGCTGCGTTACGACGAGCAGATCGTGCGCGCCCGCACCGCCCACGCCGGCAACCGCGTGGGCCACCGGGGCAAGGGCCGCAAAAAGAGCGCGTAG
- a CDS encoding cytochrome P450 — protein MTTPAQCPFGHGSLTRLPAASPRAGAPLRLEGEAYHIHDFQTAREVLRSDDVVQAGFGADQLQGASVLRNKPVLYTEGDTHHEMRRDTARYFTPAAVATYHPMIAALADDLLGQLARTGEANVDDLSLTMAVRVAAQVVGLTDSALPGLHRRVTTFVEGDRPRGEGASRLQQVLDQRHLLAFYLLDVKPAIARRRRERRDDLISHLLDQNYSDLEILTECLTYGTAGMVTTREFITVAAWHLLREPELRWHYVHGTERERHAVLHEILRVEPVVSTLYRRTVRDLTVGGEVIPAGRLLALNIRDTNEDPAVAGADPATLCPGRPLPRGVQPPVLAFGDGHHRCPGAFLAIRESDVFLRRLLMWRDLRLVSPPRVTFNEVVQGYELRGMRVALGR, from the coding sequence ATGACCACCCCCGCCCAGTGCCCCTTTGGCCACGGCAGCCTGACCCGCCTGCCTGCAGCCTCGCCCCGCGCCGGCGCCCCCCTGCGCCTGGAGGGCGAGGCGTACCACATTCACGATTTCCAGACCGCGCGCGAGGTGCTGCGCAGCGACGATGTGGTGCAGGCCGGCTTCGGGGCCGACCAGTTGCAGGGCGCCAGCGTGCTGCGCAACAAACCCGTGCTGTACACCGAGGGCGACACCCACCACGAGATGCGCCGCGACACCGCGCGGTACTTCACCCCCGCCGCCGTGGCGACCTACCACCCCATGATTGCCGCCCTGGCCGACGACCTGCTGGGCCAGCTGGCCCGGACCGGCGAGGCGAACGTGGACGACCTGAGCCTGACGATGGCTGTGCGCGTGGCCGCGCAGGTGGTGGGCCTCACCGACAGCGCCCTGCCAGGGCTGCACCGCCGCGTGACCACCTTTGTGGAAGGGGACCGGCCCCGGGGCGAAGGGGCCTCGCGGCTGCAGCAGGTGCTGGACCAGCGCCACCTGCTGGCCTTTTACCTGCTGGACGTGAAACCCGCCATTGCCCGGCGCCGACGCGAGCGGCGTGACGACCTGATCAGCCATCTGCTGGACCAGAACTACAGCGACCTGGAAATCCTGACCGAGTGCCTCACCTACGGCACGGCGGGCATGGTGACCACCCGCGAGTTCATCACGGTGGCCGCGTGGCACCTGCTGCGCGAGCCCGAACTGCGCTGGCACTATGTCCACGGCACCGAGCGCGAGCGCCACGCCGTGCTGCACGAAATTCTGCGGGTCGAGCCGGTGGTGTCCACCCTTTACCGCCGCACCGTGCGCGACCTGACGGTGGGGGGCGAGGTGATTCCGGCGGGCCGCCTGCTGGCCCTGAACATCCGCGACACCAACGAGGACCCGGCCGTGGCGGGCGCGGACCCGGCGACCCTGTGCCCGGGGCGCCCGCTGCCGCGCGGCGTGCAGCCCCCGGTGCTGGCCTTTGGGGACGGCCACCACCGCTGCCCGGGGGCCTTTCTGGCCATCCGCGAAAGCGACGTGTTCCTGCGCCGCCTGCTGATGTGGCGCGACCTGCGCCTCGTCTCGCCGCCCAGAGTCACGTTCAATGAGGTGGTGCAGGGCTACGAACTGCGCGGCATGCGCGTGGCCCTGGGCCGCTGA